CGTAATTCATCCAATGTTCCTCGCTCTATAATTTGGCCTTCTCGAATAATCCCGACTCGATCACACAGCCTCTCTACCTCCGATAAAATATGACTCGAAAGCAGTACACTTTTTCCCGCTTCTTTCGCTTCCTGTACACATTCTTGAAAAATCCGCTCCATTAATGGGTCAAGCCCGGATGTTGGCTCATCTAAAATATACAAATCCGCATCTGAAGCGAAAGCAGCAATTAATGCAACCTTCTGCCTGTTCCCTTTTGAATAGGTTCTGCTTTTTTTCGTTGGATTGAATTTAAAACGCTTCATCAATTCTTCTTTTTTCCCACGATTTTTAGCACCACGCATTTTCATAAACAGATCAATTACTTCACCGCCAGTTAAATTTGGCCATAGATTCACATCTCCAGGAACATAGGCAATTTGTTTATGCAGCTCAACAGCATCCTTCCATACGTCTTTTCCAAAAATATGTGCTTCCCCAGCTGTTGCTTTTAACATTCCAAGTAAAATCCGGATGGTCGTTGATTTCCCTGCACCATTTGGCCCTATAAATCCATATACTTCTCCCTTATTTAATTCCATATCCACCCCATCTAAAGCTGTAAAATTCCCAAATCGTTTCGTTAAGCCTGTCGCTTTTAAAATTGGCATATTTCATTCTCCTCTTTTAGTTATGAAATATTTTGACTTATATAGTTCATAATATATAAAACAAATCCTTTATGCAACCAATTTATGAAAGATGTTTATTGTTTTATTACATATTTTTT
This region of Oceanobacillus sp. FSL K6-2867 genomic DNA includes:
- a CDS encoding ABC transporter ATP-binding protein, whose amino-acid sequence is MPILKATGLTKRFGNFTALDGVDMELNKGEVYGFIGPNGAGKSTTIRILLGMLKATAGEAHIFGKDVWKDAVELHKQIAYVPGDVNLWPNLTGGEVIDLFMKMRGAKNRGKKEELMKRFKFNPTKKSRTYSKGNRQKVALIAAFASDADLYILDEPTSGLDPLMERIFQECVQEAKEAGKSVLLSSHILSEVERLCDRVGIIREGQIIERGTLDELRHLTRTNLTIQTKELITTLDEFPGIHNLEKEGHNLSFQVDTEEMDAIIRHISQFGIVKLESAPPTLEDLFMRHYQGEGRTFFEPGGSR